In Endozoicomonas sp. GU-1, one DNA window encodes the following:
- a CDS encoding type II secretion system protein N — translation MKPVVFTTFLQWGHKNNRNLIILIIFIVMILSLSFQAFHFYQIVSSERLKNSVNNKTIVLKNPTTIKHEDFELIFGFSDNQEITQNNKEIPITKMNLILRGALSGIENKKYASAIIQTANQDKLYEIGDALPGGAILNQVYSDHIVIKRGNQLEKLYFPETARDSRAFQEFRPVAEDIPESMEQRPGNHDYPDDMSLEQRMQDLREKLQDASQEL, via the coding sequence ATGAAACCAGTGGTTTTCACCACATTTCTGCAATGGGGGCATAAAAATAATCGGAACCTTATCATTCTGATTATTTTCATCGTCATGATCCTTAGCCTCAGTTTTCAAGCATTTCACTTTTATCAAATCGTCAGCAGTGAACGCTTGAAAAATAGTGTTAATAATAAAACTATCGTTTTGAAAAACCCCACAACCATCAAACATGAAGACTTTGAGCTGATTTTTGGTTTTAGTGACAATCAGGAAATAACTCAAAACAATAAAGAGATCCCCATAACAAAAATGAACCTGATTCTCAGAGGGGCACTCTCAGGCATTGAAAACAAAAAGTACGCAAGTGCAATTATTCAAACAGCCAACCAAGACAAGTTATATGAAATTGGTGACGCTCTTCCCGGAGGTGCCATTCTGAATCAGGTTTATTCCGATCACATTGTCATTAAACGGGGTAACCAGCTTGAAAAACTATACTTTCCGGAAACAGCCAGAGATTCCAGAGCCTTTCAGGAATTCAGGCCTGTGGCGGAAGACATCCCCGAATCAATGGAGCAGCGTCCGGGCAACCATGATTATCCGGATGATATGTCTCTTGAACAGCGAATGCAGGACCTCAGGGAGAAACTGCAGGACGCCAGTCAGGAACTGTAA